The Vallitalea longa genomic sequence ATAATAATGAAATTAGAAGAAAGAACCAAAATAATGGTAATGGCTCCTGTAGTAAGAGGAAGGAAAGGGCAACATATCAAATTACTGGAACAGGCTAAAAAGAGCGGTTATGTCCGTGCCAAGATAGATGGAAATATGTATGAGCTATCTGAAGAAATAGTCTTAGATAAAAATAAAAAACATACTATTGAAATTGTAATTGATAGATTGATAATTAGAGAAGGTATAGAGAAAAGGCTAACAGACTCTATTGAAACTGTTATGAAATTGACTGGTGGATTATTAGTGATAGATGTTGTTGAAGGTAAATCTATGTCATTTAGTCAGAATTTTTCATGTCCTGACTGTAATATAAGTATAGATGAAATAGAGCCTAGGTTATTTTCATTTAATAATCCTTTCGGAGCTTGTCCAGAATGTCATGGTCTAGGATTCAAAATGAAATTCGATCCTGAACTGATTATCCCTAACACAAAGTTAAGTATAATTGAAGGAGCTATAGTTATTCCAGGTTGGGCTTCGGCTTCTAATGAAGATAGTCATGTAAGAAGAATGTTCGAGGCATTAGGTAAAAAATATAAATTCAATATAACAACACCTTATGAAAAATATCCACAGGAAATCAAAGATATAATTATGTATGGAACTAAAGGTGAAAAATTTATTGTCAAGTATAAATCAGATAAAGGCATGGGACAATATGAAACAGTATTTGAAGGTCTTGTTACGAGCTTACAGCGTAGATACAGAGAAACAACATCTGATTATATGAAACAGGAATATGAATCTTTTATGACGAATACACCATGTAATGCATGTGATGGAGCAAGATTAAATCCTATTGCTTTAGCTGTTACACTGGGAGGTAAAAACATATCACAGGTTACAGAGATGTCAATAAGAGATATTAAAGCTTTTTTTGATAATATTCAGTTAACCAAAAGACAGCTTATTATCGGTGAACAAATATTAAAAGAAGTAAATGCAAGAATAGGTTTTTTAGTAAATGTAGGTTTAGACTATTTATCTTTATCTCGTTCGGCTGGTACTTTGTCAGGTGGGGAAGCTCAGAGAATAAGATTGGCTACACAGATTGGTTCTGGATTAGTTGGAGTCGTGTACATACTAGATGAACCTAGTATAGGACTTCATCAAAGAGATAATGAAAAATTGCTTAAGACACTAAAAAGATTAAAAAATCTTGGAAATACCTTAATAGTAGTTGAGCATGATGAAGAGACTATGTTTGAAGCTGATTATATTGTTGATATTGGGCCAAGAGCTGGAGAACATGGTGGAGAGGTTGTTGCAGAAGGTACTGCTAAACAAATCATGAAGGCGAAAAACTCTATAACAGGTGCATATCTTAGTGGAAGAAAGAAAGTAGAGATACCGGATACAAGAAGAGAAACTAATGGAAAATGGATTAATATAAAAGGTGCTGCTCAAAATAATCTTAAGGATATAGATATAGATATACCACTTGGAATTTTTACATGTGTGACAGGAGTATCAGGTTCTGGAAAAAGTTCTTTTGTAAATGAAATATTATATAAAAGACTTGCTAGAGATCTTAACAGATCAAAAATAAAACCAGGCAGACACATGAATATGTTAGGGCTAGAATATTTAGATAAAGTCATAGCCATAGATCAATCACCTATCGGTAGGACACCAAGATCAAACCCTGCTACATACACAGGAGTATTTGATCATATTAGAGATATATTTGCCAGTACAGCAGAAGCTAAAATGAGAGGATATCAAAAAGGTAGATTCTCATTTAATGTGAAAGGTGGACGTTGTGAAGCATGTAGAGGTGATGGTATCATAAAAATAGAAATGCACTTTTTACCAGATGTCTATGTACCATGTGAAGTGTGTCATGGCAAAAGATATAATAGAGAAACATTAGAGGTTAAATATAAAGGTAAAAACATATCAGAAGTATTGAACATGACAGTTGAAGAAGCATTGAAATTCTTTGAAAACATTCCTAGAATTCAGAAAAAACTTCAGACATTATATGATGTGGGTCTATCGTATGTAAAATTGGGACAGCCATCTACAACACTTTCAGGGGGAGAAGCTCAGAGAGTGAAATTAGCTACGGAATTAAGTAAAAGAAGTACAGGAAAAACAATGTATATATTAGATGAACCAACGACAGGATTACATTTTGAAGATGTCAATAAACTAATTACCATATTACAACGTCTAGTAGATGCAGGTAATTCAGTAATTGTAATCGAACATAACTTGGATGTAATTAAAACAGCAGATTATATTATTGATATGGGACCTGAAGGTGGAGATAAAGGTGGAATCGTTATAGCAAAAGGTACACCTGAAGAGGTTGCAGAAAATGAAAAGTCATATACAGGACAATTTTTAACTAAAGTATTTGAAAAGTAATTAATAATATCACTTATAATATATAAGTATATCACTATATATTATAAGTGCTTTTTTAATCTTATAGGGAATCACTACTTTTTAAGCATATGAAATAGGAGCGTTTTCATATGTGCTAAGGAAAATTTCCTGACGGACAAATCCGTTTTGCAGAACAAGGCATAGTCTCTTTTGTTTAGAAATAAAAATTCACTCATAATAATTTTTCTTGAGATTTCCATAGCACATACTTTATTAAATGAAGTATGCATTAAAATACCTATATAATAAATTTATTTTCAAAATAAATATTTCACAATATATTAATAAAAAAAAGAAAAAAAAATAATTCCTTAAGATAAAAAATAATACATCAGCTAATAGAAAAATTATACAATTATTGGTATTAATTTACTTATTATATTATGTTTTTTTGTTGAAAAACTTGATTTTCATGGTATAATAAAAGTGTTATAGAAAACAAATAAAAGAGATATAGTTTCTTTACTTTTAATACTATTTTTGTTATAATAACTCCGATATGTGTATGTTATAATTGATAAAATATTAACAAAATTATAATTATTATATGGAGCGGTTTTATGAAATTATACTATGATTTCCATATTCATACAGCTCTTTCACCTTGTGGTGATGATAGCATGACACCTAATAATATCGTAAATATGGCATTAATTAATGAGCTAGATGCTATTGCCATAACGGACCATAATACTGCTGAGAATCTTGAGGCAGTTATGAAAGTAGCGAGAGGTAAAGATATTATTGTTATTCCAGGTATTGAAATTGAGACAAAAGAAGAAATACACGTTATTGGTTTATTTCCAAACTTACAAAGTGTATACAATGTTCAAAACATTATATATAGTAAGTTGCCTTATATTAAAAATAAACCTAATGTAGTTGGTAATCAATATGTCCTGAATGAGAATGATGATATAATGAAGGAATTAGATAGATTCCTATTGATATCAACATTATTATCATTAAATGAAGTAATAAAATTAATTAAGGACAATAATGGTATAGCAGTTCCCGCTCATATTGATAGGCCTAGCTATAGTATTTTATCTAACTTAGGATTCATCCCAGACGACTTGAATACTTCTATACTTGAAATTTCTAGATTTTCTAACTTAGATGTTTATAAGAAACAGTACAAAGACTATCAGATTATACAATCTTCAGACGCCCACGAGTTGGGGTATATTGGCATTACTAAAAATTATTTAGAAGTTAAAGAAAAAAATATTGAATCAATATTTAACATATTTAATTAATAAAGATGATCAGTAATTGTAGATTAAAAAATTGTTAAAAATATTTATTTTACTTAATAAAAAAATAAGTTAATAAATATACATTTATCAATTTTTTTAACTCATAAAATAGTTTGATTTATATCATTAAATCAATGAATATTGAAATTAGCAGGTATTTAAATGTTATTAATTAAACACATTATCGCATATTTAAACATGGAAAAATTATATAACTTTATTTATTAAGTTTTATTACTCGTATACTTTATTAAATAAAGCTGATTGATTGAAACATTTAATTATATTAACTTATATTTAGATAATCGGATGTAAAATATGTAGAAAAAAAAAGATTAATATAATATAACACCAGAAAATGGTAAAAATGTAGATTTTCGTGTTAAATATATAACTTTGGTTTATAATTAATAAATTACTATAATTTGTTAATCATTTACATTATATAATAAGGAGGTAAGCAAATGGCAGCTAACACAGCATTAACAGATGAAAAGTTCCAGGAATTGGAGCAGTATATTGATGCAATGCCAACTACAAAAGGTGAACTAATACGTGTATTACACAAGGCACAAGGAATTTTTGGATACTTACCAAAAGAAGTTCAAAAATTTGTAGGGAAAAAATTAAAAATTTCAACAGCAAAAGTTTATGGAGTAGTTACTTTCTATTCTTACTTTACAATGACACCAAAAGGTGAACATAACATTTCAGTATGTATGGGTACAGCTTGTTATGTTAGAGGTGCTGAAGATGTTCTTAATGAAATCAAAAAAGAAATAAAAATTGATGTTGGAGAAACAACAGAAGATGGCAAATTTTCCCTTCAATCACTCCGTTGTGTAGGGGCTTGCGGACTTGCTCCAGTTGTTATGGTTGGCGATAAAGTCTATGGTCGTGTAACTCCAGATATGATCAAAGATATTCTTGCAGAATACAAATAAGTGTAATCCTATATAAGTTGAATGAAATTGATTGAATATTAAGTAAATTCAACTTGTTAGCCAAATAAATATATTGAACAAAAGTATAGTTATGAGATTATATATAATTCTTAATAGGTATAAACACTTGATTTTATTTTGAAGATTCTAGTTCAATGTATATAAAGGAGGAAAAATAATGGCAAAAATCAAATCATTTGAAGAGCTAAAAAAAATCAAAGAAAAAGTTCAGTCAAATGTAGAATTAAGAGAAAAAGGCGAAAATATTGATAAATTAGTACAAGTTAAAGTTGCTATGGCAACATGTGGTATAGCTTCAGGTGCTAGAGAAGTTATGAACTTCATAATTGATGATTTGGCAAAACAAGGAATCAAGAATGTAGTTGTAACTCAAACTGGTTGTATGGGATATTGTTATGCTGAACCAACAATAGAAGTTACTATGCCTAATAGTGAACCAGTGGTATATGGTAATGTAACAATAGATAGAGCAAAAGAGGTTATTGAAAAACATATTAAAAATGGCGAGTTAATTGATGGAATAATCCCTGTAACTCATAAAACTATTGAA encodes the following:
- the uvrA gene encoding excinuclease ABC subunit UvrA — protein: MGKDTIVIKGAREHNLKNIDLTIPRDKFVVFTGLSGSGKSSLAFDTIYAEGQRRYVESLSAYARQFLGQMEKPDVDSIEGLSPAISIDQKTTSRNPRSTVGTVTEIYDYLRLLYARVGIPHCPKCGKEINRQTVDQMVDIIMKLEERTKIMVMAPVVRGRKGQHIKLLEQAKKSGYVRAKIDGNMYELSEEIVLDKNKKHTIEIVIDRLIIREGIEKRLTDSIETVMKLTGGLLVIDVVEGKSMSFSQNFSCPDCNISIDEIEPRLFSFNNPFGACPECHGLGFKMKFDPELIIPNTKLSIIEGAIVIPGWASASNEDSHVRRMFEALGKKYKFNITTPYEKYPQEIKDIIMYGTKGEKFIVKYKSDKGMGQYETVFEGLVTSLQRRYRETTSDYMKQEYESFMTNTPCNACDGARLNPIALAVTLGGKNISQVTEMSIRDIKAFFDNIQLTKRQLIIGEQILKEVNARIGFLVNVGLDYLSLSRSAGTLSGGEAQRIRLATQIGSGLVGVVYILDEPSIGLHQRDNEKLLKTLKRLKNLGNTLIVVEHDEETMFEADYIVDIGPRAGEHGGEVVAEGTAKQIMKAKNSITGAYLSGRKKVEIPDTRRETNGKWINIKGAAQNNLKDIDIDIPLGIFTCVTGVSGSGKSSFVNEILYKRLARDLNRSKIKPGRHMNMLGLEYLDKVIAIDQSPIGRTPRSNPATYTGVFDHIRDIFASTAEAKMRGYQKGRFSFNVKGGRCEACRGDGIIKIEMHFLPDVYVPCEVCHGKRYNRETLEVKYKGKNISEVLNMTVEEALKFFENIPRIQKKLQTLYDVGLSYVKLGQPSTTLSGGEAQRVKLATELSKRSTGKTMYILDEPTTGLHFEDVNKLITILQRLVDAGNSVIVIEHNLDVIKTADYIIDMGPEGGDKGGIVIAKGTPEEVAENEKSYTGQFLTKVFEK
- a CDS encoding PHP domain-containing protein, yielding MKLYYDFHIHTALSPCGDDSMTPNNIVNMALINELDAIAITDHNTAENLEAVMKVARGKDIIVIPGIEIETKEEIHVIGLFPNLQSVYNVQNIIYSKLPYIKNKPNVVGNQYVLNENDDIMKELDRFLLISTLLSLNEVIKLIKDNNGIAVPAHIDRPSYSILSNLGFIPDDLNTSILEISRFSNLDVYKKQYKDYQIIQSSDAHELGYIGITKNYLEVKEKNIESIFNIFN
- the nuoE gene encoding NADH-quinone oxidoreductase subunit NuoE → MAANTALTDEKFQELEQYIDAMPTTKGELIRVLHKAQGIFGYLPKEVQKFVGKKLKISTAKVYGVVTFYSYFTMTPKGEHNISVCMGTACYVRGAEDVLNEIKKEIKIDVGETTEDGKFSLQSLRCVGACGLAPVVMVGDKVYGRVTPDMIKDILAEYK
- a CDS encoding (2Fe-2S) ferredoxin domain-containing protein; translated protein: MAKIKSFEELKKIKEKVQSNVELREKGENIDKLVQVKVAMATCGIASGAREVMNFIIDDLAKQGIKNVVVTQTGCMGYCYAEPTIEVTMPNSEPVVYGNVTIDRAKEVIEKHIKNGELIDGIIPVTHKTIE